In the Treponema vincentii F0403 genome, CTCCGCTTGTGCAAGCATTGAACCCCTCAGCTGCTTATTCGTACCGGATTCGAGCGCATTCTTTACATCGATCCCGTCTTCAAAGGCAAGCAAAACATCCGCATCTGCAAGCGCTTCGGCGGCTTCCCCTTCCCGTGCATCTGCTTCGGCAAGGTGTTGTGCGCGCGTATCGCTTTGCTTTCCCGTTTTGTTCTTTAACCGGGATAATTCGGTTTGCGCCGCAGCATTTTTTTTACGCTCAGTCTGTTCCGACGCTTCTTGAGCCAACGCGGCGCTGCCGGATATTTTTCCTTCTCCCGCAGTGCGGCCATTAGTCTCCTCCGCCATCAGCTTTTTTATTATATCCATAAAGGATGAGCCCTTCACATCAGGTTCTTTTGCATTTTTTTTATCCTGATTACTTGACTGTACTGCATCCGTGTAATTGACCGGCTGCATATCGTTTTGGACATCAAGTGCTTGCATGTATTGAACCTCCAATTTGCTTCTATATAGATAGATAAATTATAGATAAACTTGTTCCTTAAAATGCAACAGCTGAACAAAGTTTTAACTTTGGAGGCTGCTGCATTCATGCGCGACAGCACGCATATAATCTACGACGTTTGCGAAAGCAAACTCGCAGTGTTTTTCAGCCGCGCTATTTCAGCGGCTGAAAATAAACTCTCGTCTTTATGATTTTCGGCTTTTTTTTCAGCCTTATTGAGAAAGAAAAGAGACAAAATAGGAAAGATTTTATAGAATAAGCAAAACCGCTACTGGAATTTTTTGCGCTTTTACGCAAAAATATTCAGTAGATGTGGAAAATATCATTTTTAATGCACTGAAAATCCGCGGGCTCAATGTTGATGTCGGGGTTATTACACAATTGGAGTATTGAAAATAGGAGTAACTATGATTACCGTTTTTGAACAGGAACTTGAGAAGGGTACCGGTGTACCGTATCTTTTGCTGAAAAAAGGCTGTATTCAACCTTCGGAGCAAATTGAAGAAATCTTATATGCTAACATTATAGAAAACAAAGCCTACGATCCGCAATGTGAAGGCAGCCGCACCGAATATCTGTACGATCTCTTGGAATTATATCCGCACAGAGAAAAAATCGACAAGCGCGTTATCGCATATTTTAACACAATGGACGATAGAGATTGGGGCGAATTGCAGGTATTCGGATTTGTACGGAAGCTCGCCGAGTCGAGGCGGTTCGATAAGACCGAGCTGTACAAAAAATTCGAACAGTATGCCGAAGAAGATATGTATAATGGCATGATCGGCTTGAGCGATTTACTACTGCTCGATAAATATGAGGCGGTTGTATACCTCGCCCGTTATTTCGGTACCCATATTACAGAAGATAATAAAAAAGAGTTTATCGACTCTACTTTTTACGATATATATGCGGAAGATATCGGATACACTGAAGCGGAGCTGACAGAAAAGCTCCGCAACGAACATGATGCGGCAATCGACCGCTATCTCGCAATCGCGCACATAAAACGAAAGACACGAAGGAAAAAACAAAAACAGTATACGGCGGATACAGCCATTGCACTGTTGAAAAGAAAACCCTCCCCAACCCGACTGGAACGTATCAGCCTTTGGAGATGGGTACGAAGACGTGCAAGCGAAGCCGATATCCAAAAACTTTCGAATGTATTTCTTGAAGCTGAACTGCCGTTGAAAAAAAGACTTATCCGATTATTCGAAGAACGGCAAATCAAAATTCCTGCACAGGTACTCTTCGATTCTTTTGAAGCAACTGAAAATAAGTCGTTTCGGCAAGATATTATCGAAGCACTTGTTCCCTTCAATGATCCTGCCGTCTATGATTTTTTAAAAGACCGGTATGACGACAATACCAGAAATGCCTTTATAAAAGTCTGCTTGAAATATTACTCTGAAAACAAAAAGACCAAGCTTTTTAACTTGCTTGAGCTGTGCACTATCTTCGATATACATGAGATACAATATACGGCTCTAGAGTCAAAGGCGTTAGCCGAAGATCCCGTGTTTAACGATATTCTCCGGATACTGTATCGTAACATGAAATGCTCCCTCTGCCGCAACAGAATCGTTGAAAAGATGATTGAACGCCATTGCATTGACGATAATCTCTATGAAGAAATACAATGCGATGTAGATCCCGATACACGGGCATTGGCACGGATGGGGCGATAGTAAGCAGCGGTAGAATGCGAGCCGTATATTTCTAAAGTATTGATGCGTTTATCAGAAGGTATAACTTCGGCTGCTAACATTGCGCAGCCTCGTTAACCGTCAAGTTTTCTACCGAAAACTTACTTATTGTATGTACGCTATCGCGTACCAATGCAACAGTTTCCAAAGTTGAAACTTTGTTCAACTGTTGCATTTTATGGAAGGGAAAGATGACACAAAATGACCGGCGTATTTTTTTAATCGAATATCTTTTAAGGGAAAATCCCAACTATCGCGATGTGCAGATGCCGGATGATGAGGATGAACAGAAGAACCTGCTCCGCTCTCTGATGAACATTCGGCTGCCGCAGCATACAAGCGAAGAGTTCCTGCACATACAGGACAGCTATTTACAAGAAGCGATCCGGCAGCGCGGCATTACCGGCCTTGCCGATTTAAAACCGGTTACCGGACGGGGCAACGGGGATTGGTATGTGTGGAGGGGCGACATTACAACGCTTAAGGTCGATGCGATTGTGAACGCGGCGAACAGCGGTATGACCGGATGCTGGCAGCCCTGCCATGCGTGCATCGACAACTGCATCCACACCTTCGCGGGAGTGCAGCTGCGCGCCGTGTGTGCCGGCATCATGCAAAAACAAGGACACGAAGAGCCGACCGGAACCGCAAAGATTACGCCTGCGTTCAATTTACCGTGCAAGTATGTGCTGCATACCGTAGGGCCGATTATCAGCGGTCAACTTACCGACCGCGACTGCATGCTGCTTGCAAACTGCTACACGTCCTGCCTGAACCTCGCAGCCGAAAACGGCGTAAAATCTATTGCCTTTTGCTGTATTTCAACCGGTGTATTCCGATTCCCTGCTCAAAAAGCAGCGGAGATTGCCGTCTCAACGGTTGAAGACTGGAAAGCAAAAAACAACAGCACAATGAAAATCGTGTTTAATGTATTCAGCGAACAGGATGAAGCCATTTATAACAAATTGATGTCTTGAGACATCCCCTGCTACTATAAGTAGCGAAAATGCGTCGAAACAATCTGTGTTACAGTTGCCGCTGTAATTATCGTTTTTACAAACAAAGATATGTTCTTTGAAAAACGCCATATAGGGAGAATATTGGAAAGCTGAGTTCAGAAAAAGGGGGGATCGTTGAATTTCTCAACTAAACTTTCAAGTTAATATGCGGCATCTCTAAAAACCCGGTTGGCTTTCAAAGGTTCCCTATAGAATATTTCCAAAGTTTATCATTATTTCCACGGACGGTTTTTATCCCGCCATCCCTTTTCCTGCCAATAATCCATATCTGCCCGATTCCGAATTTTATTTTGTAAGAGGCGTATGATATTGAACATCAGTTTTGTTTTTATTCCGGGCTTCGCTTTACCATACTTATCGGTAATTTTTTTTGCAAGAGAGCTTAATGCTTTATCTATGGATTTTTTATTTTTTTCACTTACATCTTGCCATTTTACAGCATGAACAGCTTTGCCGTATGTATAAATTTCAGCAACTCCCCAAAAAAACAAACTGTCTGCCATATCTTTATTTGCAGATTTCATACCCCCACCCGCGGCAGTGGAAATACACACACCCTGCTTCGAAAACATTGTTTCCTCCGGCCGGTGTACCATCCAACGATATCCGTAATGATCTAAAAATGCTTTCATAGAACCCGTTGGGTGCATTACATATACGGGACTTGCAAGAATAATCAAATCGGCTTTGTCTATCGTCTCGGTAATAGGGTTAAGTCTGTCGAAATGCGGACATTGTTTTTCCGATTCTAAAAAACACTTTGTACAACCGGTACAAAACTCACCGAAATCTTTCGGCAAAAAAAACTCTTTTATGTTTCCTCCGACTTTCAATGCCAGATTGTTCGCAATATGATATGTTGATCCCTTATGATTTTGTCCGTGTATAATCACTGTTTCCATCGTCTAAAAATCATCTCCTCGGATTTCGATTTTGCCGATTTATACGAATTACAGTTTATATTACTCAAGCCACTGTATGAATGCCGTTTTGTCCTCGTCTTTTCCAATATTATATCACAAGTATTGAGCGCTATCCATATTTCGTTTAGAATGCGGTGGAGTTTTGTATGAAAAATGCGGTTGTATATATACACGGAAAAGGCGGTTCTGCCGACAAAGCGCTTTATTATAAAAAGTTTTTTAAT is a window encoding:
- a CDS encoding protein-ADP-ribose hydrolase, encoding MTQNDRRIFLIEYLLRENPNYRDVQMPDDEDEQKNLLRSLMNIRLPQHTSEEFLHIQDSYLQEAIRQRGITGLADLKPVTGRGNGDWYVWRGDITTLKVDAIVNAANSGMTGCWQPCHACIDNCIHTFAGVQLRAVCAGIMQKQGHEEPTGTAKITPAFNLPCKYVLHTVGPIISGQLTDRDCMLLANCYTSCLNLAAENGVKSIAFCCISTGVFRFPAQKAAEIAVSTVEDWKAKNNSTMKIVFNVFSEQDEAIYNKLMS
- a CDS encoding flavodoxin family protein, which encodes METVIIHGQNHKGSTYHIANNLALKVGGNIKEFFLPKDFGEFCTGCTKCFLESEKQCPHFDRLNPITETIDKADLIILASPVYVMHPTGSMKAFLDHYGYRWMVHRPEETMFSKQGVCISTAAGGGMKSANKDMADSLFFWGVAEIYTYGKAVHAVKWQDVSEKNKKSIDKALSSLAKKITDKYGKAKPGIKTKLMFNIIRLLQNKIRNRADMDYWQEKGWRDKNRPWK